DNA from Bacteroidota bacterium:
TCAGAAAAATCAATTGGTATTATTTCTTCAATTGTGACCACAGATGTTATTTTAGTCACACTGTTTTCATATACTTTTTGGTTGCCTGATTCGTTAATTATAAAATATGCATACGAGTTAAATGATTCAAAGGGTTCAGAAACTTCATATACACCAGTACTATCCACTCCCTTAATTTGAAGCCTAAATATATTTTCACTTGTATAATTAGTCCTTGATTGTGAATCTTTATATGCTTTAATAGAATAAAATATATTATCGTCTACCTTAAAGTATTCACACTGAAACGTTGAAAAACATGTATCGTTATCAATAAAAGAAGGTTCCCATAATTGATCATTTAAGTTCATACTAAATGAATTTAAACGTATTGGTTCTTGCTTTACCTCATCCTTTTTATCACATCCCAGAACAGAAATTACAAATCCTAATCCTAATAATTTAATTTTTAAATTTTTACACATATCATAGAGCTTTAAATGGTTAATTATTATTGGGGTAATATTTCTCAGTGTCTCTTGTCTTTTTTGTCGATGCACAACATTCAAGTAAATCAAAAGTTGCTACATTCAATGCTCATATCTTTCAATTTACAAGAAATTTCGTATTAGTTTCAAACTTTTATATTACTGCTAATATAGGTATATATACCAATATACCCTATTATTATTTGATGGAAAAAAATGTCGTATATCTTTTGTTAATTGCAGATAAAATACCAGTGAGTATAGTATATTAAGCTTCACAAAGAAATATCCAAATCATACCAAGCCTCTTGCTAAATTTGAGAATCATTCCCCAATTCCAGAATAATTAAAATTATTCCACAATTAAGGAATATATTTGATTATTCCGTTAAAAAGGAATATATTTGATTCAAATACAATTTTATGATCGCAGTAATTACAGGTGATATTATTAACTCCCGAAAAGTAGATGATGCTTCGATATGGTTAAACGAACTGAAAAATGTTTTTAATCTCTATGGAAGCAAACCTGCCGATTGGGAAATATACCGTGGTGACAGTTTTCAAATAAAAACTACTCCCGGGCAGGCTTTGAAATTAGCTTTTCATATTAAGGCAACAATAAAACAGTTTAAGCCTTTGGATGTAAGAATGGGGATTGGAATTGGTGAGGTTTCATTCGTTAGCGATAAAATAACAGAATCAAACGGTGAGGCTTTTATAAATTCGGGAGAGAGTTTTGATAGTTTGGACAAAATAACAACTGTTCAGATAAAAGCGCCCTGGAATAAGGAATTCAACACATTATTTAGCCTAACACTGTCATTGGCAATGATCAATATAGATAATTGGACTCCTGCATCGTCAGAGGTAGTAAAGGCAAGTATCGAAAATCCGGATTTGAAACAAGGCGAATTAGCAGAACTTCTAAGCAAAAAACAAAGTGATATTAGTAAAGGTCTCAAAAGAGCTGATTTTTCGATTGTAAACGATTTAATAAATCATTTTCCTGAAATAGTAAAACAAGAACTATGCTAAGCCTGATAATAAAACTAACCTTTGCCCACATACTCGGAGACTTTGTTCTGCAACCTG
Protein-coding regions in this window:
- a CDS encoding DUF5025 domain-containing protein, which encodes MCKNLKIKLLGLGFVISVLGCDKKDEVKQEPIRLNSFSMNLNDQLWEPSFIDNDTCFSTFQCEYFKVDDNIFYSIKAYKDSQSRTNYTSENIFRLQIKGVDSTGVYEVSEPFESFNSYAYFIINESGNQKVYENSVTKITSVVTIEEIIPIDFSELIGIRGSFSGILYNKVNPNDSIVIDNCKFTFKRTNWYDFSQCDE
- a CDS encoding SatD family protein; protein product: MIAVITGDIINSRKVDDASIWLNELKNVFNLYGSKPADWEIYRGDSFQIKTTPGQALKLAFHIKATIKQFKPLDVRMGIGIGEVSFVSDKITESNGEAFINSGESFDSLDKITTVQIKAPWNKEFNTLFSLTLSLAMINIDNWTPASSEVVKASIENPDLKQGELAELLSKKQSDISKGLKRADFSIVNDLINHFPEIVKQELC